From Primulina tabacum isolate GXHZ01 chromosome 2, ASM2559414v2, whole genome shotgun sequence, one genomic window encodes:
- the LOC142537175 gene encoding secreted RxLR effector protein 161-like yields the protein MDSTKKLDKAESDTPVDRGRYQRLVGKLIYLSHTRLDIGVSVSVVSQFMNDPREEHMEAVNRILRYLKLSSGKGILFKLSTNRSIEVYTDADWAGDIMDRRSTSGYSTFVWGNLVTWKSKKQSVVARSSAEAELISLALGICEGIWLKRVLHDLNMKTDGSISLYCDNQAALCIVKNPVHHDRTKHIEIDKRFISEKIESGIIKLKYVSTSSQVADMFTKALPRIIFDNLSSKLLVCRISTTKLEGEC from the coding sequence ATGGACTCGACTAAGAAGCTTGACAAGGCTGAAAGTGATACACCAGTGGACAGGGGGAGATACCAACGGCTTGTAGGGAAACTTATCTACCTATCACATACCCGTTTGGATATTGGGGTCTCTGTAAGTGTAGTAAGTCAGTTCATGAATGACCCTCGTGAAGAACACATGGAAGCAGTGAATCGGATTCTAAGGTATTTGAAGCTATCCTCCGGAAAGGGCATTCTCTTCAAACTGTCCACCAACCGAAGTATTGAAGTATATACTGATGCAGACTGGGCTGGAGATATAATGGATCGAAGATCAACATCAGGTTATAGTACTTTCGTTTGGGGGAACCTTGTTACTTGGAAAAGTAAAAAACAATCTGTAGTTGCGCGTAGTAGTGCAGAAGCAGAACTCATATCTCTAGCTCTTGGAATCTGCGAAGGGATATGGCTCAAACGAGTGCTGCACGATCTCAACATGAAGACAGATGGTTCAATCTCGTTGTACTGTGATAATCAAGCAGCTTTGTGTATTGTGAAAAATCCTGTCCATCATGACCGAACAAAGCACATTGAGATAGACAAGCGTTTTATATCAGAGAAGATTGAGAGTGGAATCATCAAGCTTAAATATGTCTCAACAAGCTCACAAGTTGCTGATATGTTCACTAAAGCTCTTCCTAGGATCATATTTGATAACTTAAGCAGCAAGCTTTTGGTATGCAGAATATCTACAACCAAGcttgagggggagtgttga
- the LOC142526536 gene encoding serine/threonine-protein kinase-like protein CCR1 encodes MTSYNYAVPQSRIRVMRNLHNSLPGSSLNPMFFHCSFLFFLLLMDSAYGFGSMSTISASFGNYGIFCAIDASGRQDVICWDTNNSSSTASSSMQYSAFLPPMVALSGGEGFLCGILVNTSRVYCWDSARSSESSELVPPVFKTNAYSHVAAGKDHVCAIRGSYYSENDSGSVDCWDIVRVSNGSASWKDSARFYDQNASILVFRKLVSGDGFSCGLVRDGGIACWGPKSSSLVVSDISDNFVTLASGLDSVCGVLQVSGVVKCWGANDSYGSPPAGDRFVSLAAGAHHFCGIREDNHGIECWGNFNTSLIPNGSGFLAIASSNFLTCGIREGDLVLDCWFANISSPGDYDPPLQLCSPGLCSPGDCGERMFAFNASLLNEPDLTSLCARKDLKICLPCGSNCSEGFFASSSCTGDADRVCTSCSLCQNSSCSDICKLQSSPESQQKHWNQLRQLLLVVGSSAAGFLLILLGWCLIPRVVARDQEGTMKRQLVSCIRKPDQESDTNTDQHPLASVVPCLGVAQVFRLSELKDATNGFKEFNELGRGSYGFVYKAVLPDGRQVAVKRANAATIIHTNNRDFEMGLEILCSIRHCNIVNLLGYCTEMGERLLVYEFMPHGTLHDHLHGGLSTLNWNLRLKIAMQAAKGIEYLHNEVTPPIVHGHVKSSKVLFDADWTARVADFGLLSPNERDLSADMRMDIYGFGIVLLEILSGRKPCDADCMPPNLVEWALPLIREGKAAAIIDRHVALPRNFEPLLKLADIAEFALRDHRSEKITMSNLALLLEQIVKDGLIL; translated from the coding sequence ATGACATCGTACAATTACGCTGTACCCCAGTCAAGGATCCGAGTTATGAGAAATCTTCACAATTCTCTTCCAGGGTCTTCGTTGAATCCAATGTTCTTTCATTGTTCCttcttgttttttcttttacttATGGATTCTGCATATGGGTTCGGCTCAATGTCCACCATTTCCGCGTCGTTTGGGAATTATGGCATTTTTTGTGCTATCGATGCTAGTGGCAGGCAAGATGTGATTTGTTGGGATACCAATAATAGCTCCTCTACTGCTTCGAGTTCAATGCAGTATTCAGCGTTTTTGCCTCCTATGGTGGCGCTCTCTGGAGGAGAGGGGTTTTTGTGCGGTATTTTGGTGAACACTTCGCGGGTTTATTGTTGGGATTCAGCGAGATCTTCCGAGAGCTCAGAACTTGTACCTCCGGTGTTTAAGACGAATGCTTATTCTCATGTCGCTGCTGGTAAGGACCACGTTTGTGCGATTCGGGGATCTTATTACTCGGAAAACGATTCTGGCAGCGTTGATTGTTGGGATATCGTTCGTGTATCCAACGGGAGTGCAAGTTGGAAAGATAGTGCCAGGTTCTATGACCAGAATGCTAGTATACTCGTGTTCAGGAAACTTGTTTCTGGTGATGGGTTTAGCTGTGGTCTTGTTAGAGATGGAGGGATTGCTTGCTGGGGACCAAAGTCCAGCAGTCTTGTTGTTTCGGACATATCAGATAATTTCGTGACCTTAGCTTCTGGGCTAGACTCCGTTTGTGGTGTTCTGCAGGTTTCTGGTGTGGTCAAATGCTGGGGTGCCAATGATTCATATGGTAGCCCTCCAGCCGGGGATCGATTCGTGTCGCTGGCTGCTGGTGCGCACCATTTTTGTGGAATCAGAGAGGACAATCATGGAATCGAATGTTGGGGGAATTTCAATACTTCCTTGATTCCAAACGGATCTGGTTTTCTCGCAATTGCTTCTTCGAACTTTCTTACATGTGGGATCAGAGAAGGTGATCTAGTTCTTGATTGTTGGTTTGCAAACATTTCATCGCCAGGTGATTATGATCCTCCGTTGCAGTTATGCAGCCCAGGATTGTGTAGCCCCGGTGACTGTGGGGAAAGAATGTTTGCTTTCAATGCGAGCCTTCTCAATGAGCCGGATTTGACAAGCTTGTGTGCTAGAAAAGATCTAAAGATTTGTTTGCCTTGTGGGTCGAATTGCTCCGAAGGTTTTTTCGCGTCTAGCTCGTGTACGGGGGATGCAGATAGAGTCTGCACATCTTGTTCTCTCTGCCAGAATAGTTCTTGTTCAGATATTTGCAAGCTCCAGTCTTCACCAGAGTCACAGCAGAAGCATTGGAATCAGTTGCGACAACTGCTGCTCGTAGTCGGGTCTTCGGCAGCAGGATTCCTGCTAATCTTGCTCGGCTGGTGTCTTATACCCCGGGTTGTCGCCAGAGATCAAGAAGGGACAATGAAGAGGCAACTTGTGTCATGCATTCGCAAGCCTGACCAAGAAAGCGATACCAATACCGATCAACATCCTCTGGCATCTGTTGTCCCATGTCTTGGAGTTGCTCAAGTGTTCCGACTCTCAGAATTAAAGGACGCGACAAATGGATTCAAGGAGTTCAATGAGCTTGGTAGAGGAAGTTATGGTTTTGTCTACAAAGCCGTCCTTCCAGATGGGAGACAAGTGGCGGTAAAACGAGCTAATGCGGCCACAATTATCCACACCAATAACCGTGATTTTGAAATGGGGTTGGAAATCCTGTGTAGTATTCGGCATTGCAATATCGTGAACTTGTTGGGATATTGTACTGAAATGGGGGAGAGGCTTCTGGTTTACGAGTTTATGCCACATGGGACTCTTCATGATCACCTCCACGGAGGTTTATCGACTCTGAACTGGAATCTGCGGCTGAAAATTGCTATGCAGGCAGCAAAGGGAATCGAGTATCTGCATAATGAAGTCACACCTCCTATAGTTCATGGCCATGTTAAGAGCTCGAAAGTTCTTTTCGATGCTGATTGGACAGCTCGGGTTGCTGATTTTGGGCTTCTTAGTCCAAATGAAAGGGATCTTAGTGCTGACATGAGAATGGATATTTATGGCTTCGGTATTGTGCTTCTTGAAATTCTTAGTGGAAGAAAACCTTGTGATGCTGATTGCATGCCTCCAAATTTAGTCGAATGGGCATTACCACTTATTAGAGAAGGCAAGGCAGCTGCCATAATCGACCGGCATGTTGCTCTTCCAAGAAACTTTGAACCACTGCTAAAACTTGCGGATATAGCAgagtttgctctgagagatCATCGGAGTGAAAAGATCACTATGTCGAATTTGGCACTTTTGTTGGAGCAAATAGTGAAGGATGGATTGATCTTGTAG